A single Drosophila ananassae strain 14024-0371.13 chromosome 3L, ASM1763931v2, whole genome shotgun sequence DNA region contains:
- the LOC6496348 gene encoding polycomb protein Asx isoform X5 — translation MKTITPDTTTSTSQHPQLLIPQADHLQPQPLQQPHQQQQQQPHQSLVASAPPPLIMEHVNLVDDDERDPLALEQPPDASPTTKHTHSLRRHLPRIIVKPIPPEKKPLAPSDSGLTILPGTQPPPSVSVSTAPTSTTAPPARWISSRRIQQQQQAKAAAAAAAAEAAAAAEAAAAAAAQARAAAGGNANSAHSPGSKGGGSSQANTMREVLASIPGFSVKPRRRNNKKLTTAAQIEQTKDGKIDLETPDSILASTNLRALLNKQTFSLLPPLYQYNLIQLLPSVDREASEVEMPSGSGSSEAIRLSASCLTNEFFSRASVEWRERLSEGEFTPENQLKLKTEAEREKNKLDPWKLKHFEPYWGEKNSRGKVKQEEQKLLANIKSESKPPPATQPRRQQQQATCDNETELKFDLSTKCEMTAATNTTVATANTTTPPAICHAHTSQHHQNNVLTEQQRRILKRPSSSPSKQRRQTPTSITTITLDDDPDTEELPSTSKDSKQPKIEVEMVPIVVSEADVVDHQIATDTDIKEENHQQQPLINSTCDKIEPSECSGEVAIVAMDQDEDVVELVQPAMAAIAAVTPAKAAVALPESLPTNPEVVNQFVSYFQSVELAAETKEPLDNLNNENHTTATNSHDYVFADTIDHAYFPTDPSAITHSYFTSSSSSSSSNTATNTILKMEEQSDKLDDSPIPIASSTSGSTPASSITSTSCTLSSSSMSSSCSSSNSSSTTATAPTTSSLPLGSAPLTLTTATESTLATVEAILPTVAKLQQQPQDIPVELNSNEMYQHVQHDWNFGDIKLSSSQSSGTGADQNHESINLIDGEHDGVVIEDILDNDGCQDVIEDEVEDDEEEEEEEEDDDDVVECIAEEHPEQQLIEDDSDAVSQIVEKLQQHQQQQQHQQQQLHIQDMVHLAQHSFMPQAHNEYGSEIAQEMVCDAVPMSAAEMEVSSTVITNSSNSNDSSNNLSLCSSSSSLTINQLPQQPAQQQQNNQPTGPQQRQILVDSNGQIIGNFLLQQQRQQILQQFTLQAAAAQQQQQQATSSNALPKTLPVTLRNGGQPFLTPNLLAQQQQLEQQQQQQQQQQQQAAVQQKQQQLQQFALQQAQLQRQLMAQAANNNLLQQQQQQNVLPTTTQAKFISKPLNIISMTRTATASPTTATTTANSTTIPSAYASVVAVTAAQQQQSSPVPAPQQPQQQPQQQQQQLANHNSNVQHLPTIPNSLTMKPLPLSGVPTTIAQQRMQPKMQPTGKGRKATSNKLPPGAVNLERSYQICQAVIQNSPNRENLKAQLRPPAAIINQQQQPTPSTAAAPVSLSPSTVTAAPIASMSAASGNVAATVAAAAPPQNIIKQEELMVSGAAATGQIPAGLPPNVMGVGRPGVYKVIGHRMSGFPRKKYVPRKPSPTLIRHVFTPGPGAATATPQQLQLLQQQQAHHQAATAPVAQNPQQAATEQIIHQNGSGQYVLVHRANVGAADNQAPRASSAPPLHQNQFVTVQNPLHSLNGISMSGRGRPASVDTTAGSGNVMAPTITATDAMHQHELQQQPQQQLANVGAATNIVRRNIAAGKLVYY, via the exons atgaaaaccaTAACGCCGGATACGACGACGTCGACGTCGCAGCACCCACAACTTCTCATTCCACAAGCGGATCACCTGCAGCCCCAACCGCTGCAGCAGCctcaccagcagcagcagcagcagccccaCCAGTCCCTGGTGGCTTCTGCTCCGCCTCCGTTGATAATGGAACACGTAAACCTGGTGGACGACGACGAGAGGGATCCTCTGGCCCTGGAGCAGCCGCCGGATGCGTCGCCCacaaccaagcacacccacaGTCTGAG ACGCCACCTACCACGTATAATCGTTAAGCCAATACCACCTGAAAAGAAGCCTTTGGCGCCCAGTGACAGTGGTCTGACCATACTGCCAGGCACGCAACCTCCCCCCTCAGTCTCGGTCAGCACCGCGCCCACATCGACAACTGCTCCGCCCGCCCGATGGATCAGCAGCCGACgcatccagcagcagcaacaggctAAAGCGGCTGCTGCGGCCGCCGCTgcagaggcagcagcagcagcggaggcggcggcagcggcggctGCCCAAGCACGAGCTGCTGCCGGCGGCAATGCTAACTCGGCGCACTCGCCAGGCAGCAAGGGCGGTGGCTCTTCGCAAGCCAACACCATGCGCGAGGTGTTGGCCTCAATACCCGGTTTCAGTGTGAAGCCCCGGCGCCGGAACAACAAGAAGCTAACCACTGCGGCGCAAATCGAACAGACGAAGGACGGAAAGATCGACCTGGAGACGCCAGACTCGATCCTGGCCTCAACGAACCTAAGAGCGCTGCTCAACAAGCAAACGTTCTCGCTGCTACCGCCGCTCTATCAATACAATCTCATTCAGCTGCTGCCGAGCGTGGATCGCGAGGCCAGTGAGGTGGAGATGCCCAGCGGCAGCGGCTCCTCGGAGGCTATACGGCTGAGCGCGTCCTGCCTGACCAACGAGTTCTTCTCGCGCGCCTCCGTGGAGTGGAGGGAGCGGCTGAGCGAAGGGGAATTCACGCCCGAGAACCAGCTGAAGCTCAAAACGGAGGCTGAGCGCGAAAAGAATAAGCTCGATCCCTGGAAATTGAAGCATTTCGAGCCATACTGGGGCGAGAAGAACTCCCGGGGCAAAGTTAAGCAGGAGGAGCAGAAGCTTCTGGCAAACATCAAGAGTGAGTCCAAGCCACCACCAGCTACACAACCGcgacggcagcaacaacaagcaaCATGTGATAATGAGACtgaattaaaatttgatttg AGCACAAAGTGCGAAATGACAGCAGCCACAAACACTACAGTAGCTACAGCCAATACAACCACGCCTCCTGCCATTTGTCACGCCCACACCAGCCAGCATCATCAGAACAATGTGCTGACCGAGCAGCAGCgtcgaattcttaaacgtccATCGAGCAGTCCATCGAAGCAACGGCGCCAGACCCCCACATCGATAACCACTATCACATTGGACGACGATCCAGATACGGAGGAGCTGCCCAGCACATCAAAGGACAGCAAGCAACCGAAAATCGAAGTCGAAATGGTTCCTATTGTGGTCTCTGAAGCGGACGTTGTGGACCATCAGATCGCAACGGATACAGACATCAAGGAGGAgaaccaccagcagcagccactTATCAACAGTACCTGTGATAAAATCGAGCCATCTGAGTGCAGTGGAGAGGTCGCTATCGTTGCCATGGATCAGGACGAGGATGTGGTGGAGTTGGTGCAGCCAGCGATGGCTGCGATTGCCGCGGTTACCCCAGCAAAGGCAGCAGTAGCACTGCCGGAGTCGCTGCCAACCAATCCGGAGGTGGTTAACCAGTTCGTAAGCTACTTCCAAAGCGTTGAACTAGCAGCTG AAACCAAAGAGCCTTTGGACAATTTAAACAATGAGAATCACACAACGGCAACTAACAGTCACGACTACGTCTTTGCGGATACCATCGATCACG CCTATTTCCCGACTGATCCATCTGCCATCACGCACAGCTACTTcacatcatcatcgtcatcgtctTCATCTAACA CGGCGACAAACACAATTCTGAAAATGGAGGAGCAGAGCGATAAGCTCGACGACTCACCGATTCCTATTGCCAGCTCTACTTCTGGTTCGACGCCAGCGAGTTCGATAACATCCACCAGTTGTACcttgtcctcctcctccatgtCGTCGTCCTGCTCGAGCAGCAACTCCAGCTCAACAACGGCCACAGCGCCCACCACATCATCACTACCCTTGGGATCGGCTCCGTTGACACTGACCACAGCAACTGAGTCCACTCTGGCTACTGTAGAGGCCATACTGCCAACAGTTGCCAagctgcaacagcagccacaGGACATACCCGTGGAGTTGAACTCCAATGAAATGTATCAGCACGTGCAGCACGATTGGAACTTTGGCGACATCAAGCTGAGCAGTTCGCAGTCATCCGGAACGGGGGCTGATCAGAACCACGAGTCCATTAATCTGATAGACGGAGAGCACGATGGTGTGGTCATAGAGGATATACTGGACAACGATGGCTGCCAGGATGTGATTGAGGATGAGGTGGAGGACGAcgaggaagaggaggaggaggaagaggacGACGATGACGTGGTGGAGTGCATTGCCGAGGAGCATCCGGAGCAGCAGCTGATAGAGGATGACAGCGATGCAGTGAGCCAGATAGTGGAGAAGttgcagcaacaccaacagcaacagcaacaccagcagcagcaactgcataTCCAGGATATGGTGCACCTGGCGCAGCATTCGTTTATGCCACAAGCCCACAACGAGTACGGAAGCGAG ATCGCCCAGGAGATGGTGTGCGATGCGGTGCCTATGTCGGCTGCAGAAATGGAAGTGTCCAGCACTGTGAtcaccaacagcagcaacagcaacgacagcagcaacaacctcAGTCTctgtagcagcagcagcagtctgACCATAAATCAGTTGCCGCAGCAACCggcacagcagcagcagaacaATCAGCCTACTGGACCGCAACAACGTCAGATTCTGGTTGATTCCAATGGCCAGATAATTGGCAACTTTctgctgcaacagcaacgCCAACAGATCTTGCAACAGTTCACATTGCAAGCGGCtgccgcgcagcagcaacaacagcaggcCACGAGTAGCAATGCTCTGCCCAAGACACTGCCTGTGACTCTTCGCAATGGCGGCCAGCCCTTCTTGACCCCCAACCTGCTggcacaacagcaacaactggaacaacagcagcagcagcagcaacaacagcagcagcaagccGCTGTTCAGcaaaagcagcagcaactccAACAGTTTGCCTTGCAACAGGCCCAACTTCAGCGGCAACTAATGGCGCAGGCAGCCAACAACAATcttctgcagcagcagcaacagcagaatGTTCTGCCAACCACAACACAGGCGAAATTCATCAGCAAACCGCTGAACATAATCTCCATGACGCGAACTGCCACTGCATCGCCTaccacagcaacaacaacagctaaTTCCACAACGATTCCGTCCGCCTACGCCAGTGTTGTTGCTGTGACAGCcgcgcaacagcagcaatCGTCGCCTGTACCTGCCCCGcaacagccgcagcagcagccccagcaacagcaacagcagttgGCCAATCACAACAGCAATGTGCAACATTTGCCGACGATACCCAATTCCCTAACCATGAAACCTCTGCCACTCTCCGGAGTACCAACCACCATTGCCCAGCAACGAATGCAGCCAAAGATGCAGCCGACGGGTAAGGGGCGCAAGGCCACCAGCAACAAGTTGCCGCCGGGTGCGGTGAACCTGGAGCGCAGCTATCAGATCTGCCAGGCTGTCATCCAGAATAGTCCCAATCGGGAGAACTTGAAGGCCCAGCTGCGACCCCCTGCCGCCATCATCaaccaacaacagcagccgaCGCCCTCTACGGCAGCAGCACCCGTCTCCCTGAGCCCATCAACAGTGACGGCTGCTCCGATAGCCAGCATGTCGGCTGCCAGTGGGAATGTGGCAGCCACTGTGGCGGCGGCAGCACCTCCGCAAAACATCATCAAGCAGGAGGAGTTGATGGTTAGCGGAGCTGCCGCCACTGGGCAGATTCCAGCGGGACTTCCGCCCAATGTGATGGGCGTCGGACGTCCAGGAGTGTATAAG GTTATTGGTCATCGAATGAGTGGCTTTCCGCGTAAGAAGTACGTCCCAAGGAAGCCCTCTCCCACTCTGATACGGCACGTGTTCACGCCAGGACCAGGTGCTGCCACAGCCACTCCCCAGCAGCTGCAAttgctccagcagcagcaggcccaTCATCAGGCAGCAACTGCTCCGGTGGCACAGAATCCGCAGCAGGCGGCCACGGAGCAAATAATTCACCAAAACGGCAGCGGGCAGTATGTTTTGGTGCATCGGGCCAATGTGGGAGCAGCCGACAATCAGGCGCCAAGGGCGTCCAGTGCTCCGCCACTTCATCAGAACCAG TTCGTCACTGTTCAGAATCCACTGCACAGCCTCAACGGCATATCAATGAGTGGACGCGGGCGTCCAGCGTCGGTGGATACAACCGCTGGCAGTGGCAACGTCATGGCGCCAACAATAACTGCCACAGATGCTATGCACCAGCACGagctgcaacagcagccgcagcagcagctggcCAATGTGGGCGCCGCCACGAATATTGTGCGGCGCAATATCGCTGCAGGTAAATTGGTGTATTATTAG
- the LOC6496348 gene encoding polycomb protein Asx isoform X6: protein MKTITPDTTTSTSQHPQLLIPQADHLQPQPLQQPHQQQQQQPHQSLVASAPPPLIMEHVNLVDDDERDPLALEQPPDASPTTKHTHSLRRHLPRIIVKPIPPEKKPLAPSDSGLTILPGTQPPPSVSVSTAPTSTTAPPARWISSRRIQQQQQAKAAAAAAAAEAAAAAEAAAAAAAQARAAAGGNANSAHSPGSKGGGSSQANTMREVLASIPGFSVKPRRRNNKKLTTAAQIEQTKDGKIDLETPDSILASTNLRALLNKQTFSLLPPLYQYNLIQLLPSVDREASEVEMPSGSGSSEAIRLSASCLTNEFFSRASVEWRERLSEGEFTPENQLKLKTEAEREKNKLDPWKLKHFEPYWGEKNSRGKVKQEEQKLLANIKSESKPPPATQPRRQQQQATCDNETELKFDLSTKCEMTAATNTTVATANTTTPPAICHAHTSQHHQNNVLTEQQRRILKRPSSSPSKQRRQTPTSITTITLDDDPDTEELPSTSKDSKQPKIEVEMVPIVVSEADVVDHQIATDTDIKEENHQQQPLINSTCDKIEPSECSGEVAIVAMDQDEDVVELVQPAMAAIAAVTPAKAAVALPESLPTNPEVVNQFVSYFQSVELAAETKEPLDNLNNENHTTATNSHDYVFADTIDHAATNTILKMEEQSDKLDDSPIPIASSTSGSTPASSITSTSCTLSSSSMSSSCSSSNSSSTTATAPTTSSLPLGSAPLTLTTATESTLATVEAILPTVAKLQQQPQDIPVELNSNEMYQHVQHDWNFGDIKLSSSQSSGTGADQNHESINLIDGEHDGVVIEDILDNDGCQDVIEDEVEDDEEEEEEEEDDDDVVECIAEEHPEQQLIEDDSDAVSQIVEKLQQHQQQQQHQQQQLHIQDMVHLAQHSFMPQAHNEYGSEIAQEMVCDAVPMSAAEMEVSSTVITNSSNSNDSSNNLSLCSSSSSLTINQLPQQPAQQQQNNQPTGPQQRQILVDSNGQIIGNFLLQQQRQQILQQFTLQAAAAQQQQQQATSSNALPKTLPVTLRNGGQPFLTPNLLAQQQQLEQQQQQQQQQQQQAAVQQKQQQLQQFALQQAQLQRQLMAQAANNNLLQQQQQQNVLPTTTQAKFISKPLNIISMTRTATASPTTATTTANSTTIPSAYASVVAVTAAQQQQSSPVPAPQQPQQQPQQQQQQLANHNSNVQHLPTIPNSLTMKPLPLSGVPTTIAQQRMQPKMQPTGKGRKATSNKLPPGAVNLERSYQICQAVIQNSPNRENLKAQLRPPAAIINQQQQPTPSTAAAPVSLSPSTVTAAPIASMSAASGNVAATVAAAAPPQNIIKQEELMVSGAAATGQIPAGLPPNVMGVGRPGVYKVIGHRMSGFPRKKYVPRKPSPTLIRHVFTPGPGAATATPQQLQLLQQQQAHHQAATAPVAQNPQQAATEQIIHQNGSGQYVLVHRANVGAADNQAPRASSAPPLHQNQFVTVQNPLHSLNGISMSGRGRPASVDTTAGSGNVMAPTITATDAMHQHELQQQPQQQLANVGAATNIVRRNIAAGKLVYY, encoded by the exons atgaaaaccaTAACGCCGGATACGACGACGTCGACGTCGCAGCACCCACAACTTCTCATTCCACAAGCGGATCACCTGCAGCCCCAACCGCTGCAGCAGCctcaccagcagcagcagcagcagccccaCCAGTCCCTGGTGGCTTCTGCTCCGCCTCCGTTGATAATGGAACACGTAAACCTGGTGGACGACGACGAGAGGGATCCTCTGGCCCTGGAGCAGCCGCCGGATGCGTCGCCCacaaccaagcacacccacaGTCTGAG ACGCCACCTACCACGTATAATCGTTAAGCCAATACCACCTGAAAAGAAGCCTTTGGCGCCCAGTGACAGTGGTCTGACCATACTGCCAGGCACGCAACCTCCCCCCTCAGTCTCGGTCAGCACCGCGCCCACATCGACAACTGCTCCGCCCGCCCGATGGATCAGCAGCCGACgcatccagcagcagcaacaggctAAAGCGGCTGCTGCGGCCGCCGCTgcagaggcagcagcagcagcggaggcggcggcagcggcggctGCCCAAGCACGAGCTGCTGCCGGCGGCAATGCTAACTCGGCGCACTCGCCAGGCAGCAAGGGCGGTGGCTCTTCGCAAGCCAACACCATGCGCGAGGTGTTGGCCTCAATACCCGGTTTCAGTGTGAAGCCCCGGCGCCGGAACAACAAGAAGCTAACCACTGCGGCGCAAATCGAACAGACGAAGGACGGAAAGATCGACCTGGAGACGCCAGACTCGATCCTGGCCTCAACGAACCTAAGAGCGCTGCTCAACAAGCAAACGTTCTCGCTGCTACCGCCGCTCTATCAATACAATCTCATTCAGCTGCTGCCGAGCGTGGATCGCGAGGCCAGTGAGGTGGAGATGCCCAGCGGCAGCGGCTCCTCGGAGGCTATACGGCTGAGCGCGTCCTGCCTGACCAACGAGTTCTTCTCGCGCGCCTCCGTGGAGTGGAGGGAGCGGCTGAGCGAAGGGGAATTCACGCCCGAGAACCAGCTGAAGCTCAAAACGGAGGCTGAGCGCGAAAAGAATAAGCTCGATCCCTGGAAATTGAAGCATTTCGAGCCATACTGGGGCGAGAAGAACTCCCGGGGCAAAGTTAAGCAGGAGGAGCAGAAGCTTCTGGCAAACATCAAGAGTGAGTCCAAGCCACCACCAGCTACACAACCGcgacggcagcaacaacaagcaaCATGTGATAATGAGACtgaattaaaatttgatttg AGCACAAAGTGCGAAATGACAGCAGCCACAAACACTACAGTAGCTACAGCCAATACAACCACGCCTCCTGCCATTTGTCACGCCCACACCAGCCAGCATCATCAGAACAATGTGCTGACCGAGCAGCAGCgtcgaattcttaaacgtccATCGAGCAGTCCATCGAAGCAACGGCGCCAGACCCCCACATCGATAACCACTATCACATTGGACGACGATCCAGATACGGAGGAGCTGCCCAGCACATCAAAGGACAGCAAGCAACCGAAAATCGAAGTCGAAATGGTTCCTATTGTGGTCTCTGAAGCGGACGTTGTGGACCATCAGATCGCAACGGATACAGACATCAAGGAGGAgaaccaccagcagcagccactTATCAACAGTACCTGTGATAAAATCGAGCCATCTGAGTGCAGTGGAGAGGTCGCTATCGTTGCCATGGATCAGGACGAGGATGTGGTGGAGTTGGTGCAGCCAGCGATGGCTGCGATTGCCGCGGTTACCCCAGCAAAGGCAGCAGTAGCACTGCCGGAGTCGCTGCCAACCAATCCGGAGGTGGTTAACCAGTTCGTAAGCTACTTCCAAAGCGTTGAACTAGCAGCTG AAACCAAAGAGCCTTTGGACAATTTAAACAATGAGAATCACACAACGGCAACTAACAGTCACGACTACGTCTTTGCGGATACCATCGATCACG CGGCGACAAACACAATTCTGAAAATGGAGGAGCAGAGCGATAAGCTCGACGACTCACCGATTCCTATTGCCAGCTCTACTTCTGGTTCGACGCCAGCGAGTTCGATAACATCCACCAGTTGTACcttgtcctcctcctccatgtCGTCGTCCTGCTCGAGCAGCAACTCCAGCTCAACAACGGCCACAGCGCCCACCACATCATCACTACCCTTGGGATCGGCTCCGTTGACACTGACCACAGCAACTGAGTCCACTCTGGCTACTGTAGAGGCCATACTGCCAACAGTTGCCAagctgcaacagcagccacaGGACATACCCGTGGAGTTGAACTCCAATGAAATGTATCAGCACGTGCAGCACGATTGGAACTTTGGCGACATCAAGCTGAGCAGTTCGCAGTCATCCGGAACGGGGGCTGATCAGAACCACGAGTCCATTAATCTGATAGACGGAGAGCACGATGGTGTGGTCATAGAGGATATACTGGACAACGATGGCTGCCAGGATGTGATTGAGGATGAGGTGGAGGACGAcgaggaagaggaggaggaggaagaggacGACGATGACGTGGTGGAGTGCATTGCCGAGGAGCATCCGGAGCAGCAGCTGATAGAGGATGACAGCGATGCAGTGAGCCAGATAGTGGAGAAGttgcagcaacaccaacagcaacagcaacaccagcagcagcaactgcataTCCAGGATATGGTGCACCTGGCGCAGCATTCGTTTATGCCACAAGCCCACAACGAGTACGGAAGCGAG ATCGCCCAGGAGATGGTGTGCGATGCGGTGCCTATGTCGGCTGCAGAAATGGAAGTGTCCAGCACTGTGAtcaccaacagcagcaacagcaacgacagcagcaacaacctcAGTCTctgtagcagcagcagcagtctgACCATAAATCAGTTGCCGCAGCAACCggcacagcagcagcagaacaATCAGCCTACTGGACCGCAACAACGTCAGATTCTGGTTGATTCCAATGGCCAGATAATTGGCAACTTTctgctgcaacagcaacgCCAACAGATCTTGCAACAGTTCACATTGCAAGCGGCtgccgcgcagcagcaacaacagcaggcCACGAGTAGCAATGCTCTGCCCAAGACACTGCCTGTGACTCTTCGCAATGGCGGCCAGCCCTTCTTGACCCCCAACCTGCTggcacaacagcaacaactggaacaacagcagcagcagcagcaacaacagcagcagcaagccGCTGTTCAGcaaaagcagcagcaactccAACAGTTTGCCTTGCAACAGGCCCAACTTCAGCGGCAACTAATGGCGCAGGCAGCCAACAACAATcttctgcagcagcagcaacagcagaatGTTCTGCCAACCACAACACAGGCGAAATTCATCAGCAAACCGCTGAACATAATCTCCATGACGCGAACTGCCACTGCATCGCCTaccacagcaacaacaacagctaaTTCCACAACGATTCCGTCCGCCTACGCCAGTGTTGTTGCTGTGACAGCcgcgcaacagcagcaatCGTCGCCTGTACCTGCCCCGcaacagccgcagcagcagccccagcaacagcaacagcagttgGCCAATCACAACAGCAATGTGCAACATTTGCCGACGATACCCAATTCCCTAACCATGAAACCTCTGCCACTCTCCGGAGTACCAACCACCATTGCCCAGCAACGAATGCAGCCAAAGATGCAGCCGACGGGTAAGGGGCGCAAGGCCACCAGCAACAAGTTGCCGCCGGGTGCGGTGAACCTGGAGCGCAGCTATCAGATCTGCCAGGCTGTCATCCAGAATAGTCCCAATCGGGAGAACTTGAAGGCCCAGCTGCGACCCCCTGCCGCCATCATCaaccaacaacagcagccgaCGCCCTCTACGGCAGCAGCACCCGTCTCCCTGAGCCCATCAACAGTGACGGCTGCTCCGATAGCCAGCATGTCGGCTGCCAGTGGGAATGTGGCAGCCACTGTGGCGGCGGCAGCACCTCCGCAAAACATCATCAAGCAGGAGGAGTTGATGGTTAGCGGAGCTGCCGCCACTGGGCAGATTCCAGCGGGACTTCCGCCCAATGTGATGGGCGTCGGACGTCCAGGAGTGTATAAG GTTATTGGTCATCGAATGAGTGGCTTTCCGCGTAAGAAGTACGTCCCAAGGAAGCCCTCTCCCACTCTGATACGGCACGTGTTCACGCCAGGACCAGGTGCTGCCACAGCCACTCCCCAGCAGCTGCAAttgctccagcagcagcaggcccaTCATCAGGCAGCAACTGCTCCGGTGGCACAGAATCCGCAGCAGGCGGCCACGGAGCAAATAATTCACCAAAACGGCAGCGGGCAGTATGTTTTGGTGCATCGGGCCAATGTGGGAGCAGCCGACAATCAGGCGCCAAGGGCGTCCAGTGCTCCGCCACTTCATCAGAACCAG TTCGTCACTGTTCAGAATCCACTGCACAGCCTCAACGGCATATCAATGAGTGGACGCGGGCGTCCAGCGTCGGTGGATACAACCGCTGGCAGTGGCAACGTCATGGCGCCAACAATAACTGCCACAGATGCTATGCACCAGCACGagctgcaacagcagccgcagcagcagctggcCAATGTGGGCGCCGCCACGAATATTGTGCGGCGCAATATCGCTGCAGGTAAATTGGTGTATTATTAG